The Burkholderia sp. NRF60-BP8 genomic sequence CAAACGCCGGCTTCGGCGTGCCGGACATGCTGCCGTTCTGGTTCGGCGAATCCGACCGCGTGACGCCGGACTTCATCCGCGACGCCGCGGCGGCGGCGCTGCGCGACGGTGCGACCTTCTACACGCACAATCTCGGCACGGCGCCGCTGCGCGACGCGATCGCGGCCTATGTCGGCGCGCGTCACGGTGCGACGGCGGCCGATACGGTGGCCGTGACGAGCTCCGGCGTGAGTGCGCTGATGCTGGCTGCCCAGCTGCTGGTCGGGCCGGGCGAGCGTGTCGTCGCGGTCACGCCGCTGTGGCCGAATCTCGTCGAGATTCCGAAGATCCTCGGCGCACAGGTCGAGTGCGTGCCGCTCGACTACGGCGATGCGGGATGGCAGCTCGATGTCGGACGGTTGCTCGCGGCGCTGACGCCCGATACGCGGATGCTGCTGATCAATTCGCCGAACAACCCGACCGGCTGGACGATGTCGCGCGACGATCAGCGGGCCGTGCTCGCCCATTGCCGTCGCTACGGCATCTGGTTGGTCGCCGACGAGGTGTACGAGCGGCTTGCATTCGACGAGGGCGGCGCGCCGTCGTTCCTCGATATCGCGTCTCGCGACGAGCGTGTCGTGGTCGTCAATTCATTCTCGAAGGCGTGGGCGATGACGGGCTGGCGGCTCGGGTGGCTGATTGCGCCGGCATCGGTGATGGCCGACCTGTCGAAGCTCGTCGAATACAACATGTCGTGTGCGCCAGGCTTCGTTCAAGCTGCGGCCGAGGTCGCGTTGCGCGACGGCGAGCCGTTCGTGCAATCGTTCGTGTCGGCGCTGCGCGACGCGCGCGATCACCTGGTCGCCGCGCTGCGCACGCTGCCGGGCGTCGACGTGCCGCCTCCGCCGGGCGCGATGTACCTGTTCCTGAGACTGCCGGGGGCGGCCGACAGCCTGGCGTTCTGCAAGACGCTGGTGCGCGACGCGGGGCTCGGCCTTGCGCCCGGTCGGGCGTTCGGCCCGGAGGGGGAAGGGTTCGTGCGCTGGTGCTATGCGTGCGATCCGGCGCGGCTCGATGCGGGCGTCGAGCGGCTACGCCGGTTCCTTGCGCATGGCGCGGGCTCTCGCTGAAGCGGGGACGGAGCGGGCGCCCGTGCCGTGCGGCGGCCTGTTCTGCTCATCTTTACGCACCGGGCAATTTTGCGTAATATGGCGTTCAGTCACGCGGTTCCGTCGTTGAGCCGTGCTGTTCCGTCCGGTTTGGGCCTGGCCTGAAGTTGGTTCGCCGCCCCCGGTTCGTGCTCCCATCAATATGACCGATCAGAATCGGGCGAGCGCGTCTTCCGTTCCTTTCGTCTGTTTGTTGATCCGGTTCGTTTGACCACAGGGTCTGGCCTAGCTGCATGAATACCCAAGAGGCGAAGATCGTCCTCGAGACTGCTTTGATCTGTGCGCAGGAACCGCTGAAGCTCGGCGATTTGCGCAAGCTCTTTGCCGACGGCGTGTCGGCTGACACGGTCCGCACGTTGCTCGAAGATCTGAAACAGGATTGGTCCGGTCGCGGTGTCGAACTGGTGGCGCTGGCGACCGGATGGCGCTTTCAGAGCAAGCCGGCGATGCGTCATTATCTGGATCGCCTGCACCCCGAGAAGCCGCCGAAATATTCGCGCGCGGTGCTCGAAACGCTCGCGATCATTGCGTACCGACAGCCCGTCACGCGCGGCGACATCGAAGAGATTCGCGGCGTCACGGTCAATACGCAGGTGGTCAAGCAACTCGAGGATCGCGGCTGGATCGAGGTGATCGGTCATCGCGACGTGCCGGGGCGTCCGGCGCTGTATGCGACGACCAAGCAGTTTCTCGACGATCTCGGTCTGAAGGCGCTCGACGACCTGCCGGCGCTCGAAGAGCCGGCCGCGAACATTGAGGCCGCGCTGCTCGCGCAGCAGGCGATGGATTTCGATGGCGACATGCCGGTGGCCAGCGACGCGGCGGCCGACGTGCCGCAGGTGCTCGCGGATGAAGCGCCCGACGGCCGGTCGACCGAGGGGCCGGCCGACGTCGCGTCGACGCACGAAATTCCGAGTCGCGATACGCTCGACGCTGATCGCCGGCAAACGGAACATACTGAACAGGTCGGCGCCGAAGCAGTGCCGACCGGTGTGCAGCCCGAGCCGCAGCGTGCGGATTGGAGCGAGGAAGATCGCAAGCCGGCCGCCGAAGCGGCTGCCGGAGACGGAGCGGAAGCGGCCGGCGACATGCCCGGCGAGGCCGATCGGGCCGACGCCTCCCGTTCCGGTCCCGCGGACGACGAGACGCTGGACGACACGTCCGACAGTCTCGCGGATGCCGTACGAAGCGCCAGTGCGCCCATCGGCGCCGACGCGCTGCCGGACGACGAAGCAGAACCCAAACAGCGTCGCGCCTGATCGCGGCCAACTTCTTGCCGCGCCCGCGCCGGGCGCGAGACCTGACATTTTGAGGTTGTTTTGACAGATATCCACGATATTGAATCGTCCGCGCCTGCCGTGCAGGCGGCGCGTGCCGACGATGCGCCGGAGCAGGATGCTTCGGCCGCGGGTGGCGACGAGCGTCCCCGCCGCGGTCTGCGGCGCGGCCCGCGCAGCCTGATCGCGCGGCGTCGCGCGGCGGCCAAGTCGAAGGGCGCCGAAGGCGAGCAGCAGGGTGCCGAGGGCGCGGATGCGCAACCGGTCGACGCTGCCGACGCGCAGCCTGCGCGTGCGCCGCGCAAGGAAGGCGCGGCCAAGGGCGGTCGCAAGCCGACCGGCAAGCGCGAAGGCGCGGCCAAGGGTGGTCAGGGCGGCCAGGGCCGTCGCGGTGCATCGAAGGCCGAAGGCGGCGCGGCGAAAGCCGTGGAAGGCGATGCATCCGAGGATGAACTGTTCGCGTACGTGACGTCGCCCGCCTTCGACGCGGACAACTCCGCGGGCGGTAGCGGCGTGCGTGCGCCGATGCTGCGCCGCGGCCGCAACCAGTCGGCGAACAAGCGTGTGCTGTCGCCGGACGACGATGCGCCGAAGCTCCATAAGGTGCTGGCGGAAGCGGGCATGGGTTCGCGCCGGGAAATGGAAGAACTGATCGTCGCCGGCCGCGTGTCGGTGAACGGCGAGCCTGCGCACATCGGCCAGCGGATCATGCCGACCGACCAGGTGCGGATCAACGGCAAGCCGGTCAAGCGCAAGCTGCCGAACAAGCCGCCGCGCGTGCTGCTGTATCACAAGCCGACCGGCGAAATCGTC encodes the following:
- a CDS encoding pyridoxal phosphate-dependent aminotransferase, with translation MTHSAGFFPANDEPAARATVHALRPSLIREVANAGFGVPDMLPFWFGESDRVTPDFIRDAAAAALRDGATFYTHNLGTAPLRDAIAAYVGARHGATAADTVAVTSSGVSALMLAAQLLVGPGERVVAVTPLWPNLVEIPKILGAQVECVPLDYGDAGWQLDVGRLLAALTPDTRMLLINSPNNPTGWTMSRDDQRAVLAHCRRYGIWLVADEVYERLAFDEGGAPSFLDIASRDERVVVVNSFSKAWAMTGWRLGWLIAPASVMADLSKLVEYNMSCAPGFVQAAAEVALRDGEPFVQSFVSALRDARDHLVAALRTLPGVDVPPPPGAMYLFLRLPGAADSLAFCKTLVRDAGLGLAPGRAFGPEGEGFVRWCYACDPARLDAGVERLRRFLAHGAGSR
- the scpB gene encoding SMC-Scp complex subunit ScpB, translating into MNTQEAKIVLETALICAQEPLKLGDLRKLFADGVSADTVRTLLEDLKQDWSGRGVELVALATGWRFQSKPAMRHYLDRLHPEKPPKYSRAVLETLAIIAYRQPVTRGDIEEIRGVTVNTQVVKQLEDRGWIEVIGHRDVPGRPALYATTKQFLDDLGLKALDDLPALEEPAANIEAALLAQQAMDFDGDMPVASDAAADVPQVLADEAPDGRSTEGPADVASTHEIPSRDTLDADRRQTEHTEQVGAEAVPTGVQPEPQRADWSEEDRKPAAEAAAGDGAEAAGDMPGEADRADASRSGPADDETLDDTSDSLADAVRSASAPIGADALPDDEAEPKQRRA